In Eublepharis macularius isolate TG4126 chromosome 4, MPM_Emac_v1.0, whole genome shotgun sequence, the following are encoded in one genomic region:
- the SRSF2 gene encoding serine/arginine-rich splicing factor 2 gives MSYGRPPPDVEGMTSLKVDNLTYRTSPDTLRRVFEKYGRVGDVYIPRDRYTKESRGFAFVRFHDKRDAEDAMDAMDGAVLDGRELRVQMARYGRPPDSHHSRRGPPPRRYGSGGYGRRSRSPRRRRRSRSRSRSRSRSRSRSRYSRSKSRSRTRSRSRSTSKSRSARRSKSKSSSVSRSRSRSRSRSRSRSPPPVSKRESKSRSRSKSPPKSPEEEGAVSS, from the exons ATGAGTTACGGGCGGCCGCCGCCGGACGTCGAAGGCATGACCTCACTAAAGGTGGATAACCTGACTTACCGCACCTCCCCGGACACGCTGCGCCGCGTTTTCGAGAAATACGGCCGCGTGGGGGACGTGTACATCCCCCGTGATCGGTACACCAAGGAGAGCCGCGGCTTCGCCTTCGTGCGTTTCCATGATAAGCGCGATGCCGAGGACGCCATGGATGCCATGGACGGGGCCGTGCTGGACGGGCGGGAGCTCCGCGTCCAAATGGCCCGCTACGGCCGGCCCCCGGATTCCCACCACAGCCGGCGGGGGCCCCCTCCGCGTCGCTACGGGAGCGGCGGCTACGGACGTCGCAGTAGGAG CCCCAGGAGACGGCGTCGAAGCCGATCCCGAAGCAGGAGCCGATCCAGGTCCCGTAGCAGGTCACGCTACAGTCGTTCTAAGTCCAGATCTCGCACACGATCCCGGTCTCGTTCCACCTCCAAGTCCAGGTCGGCCAGGAGGTCGAAGTCCAAGTCCTCGTCTGTGTCCAGATCTCGATCCCGGTCGAGATCCAGGTCGAGATCGAGAAGCCCTCCTCCGGTCTCCAAGAGAGAATCAAAGTCCAGATCCCGTTCAAAGAGccccccaaagtctccagaaGAAGAAGGAGCTGTCTCATCCTAG
- the MFSD11 gene encoding UNC93-like protein MFSD11, with translation MNPESKKQLNVILLGVAFMFMFTAFQTCGNVAQTVITNLNDTNFHGSGYTSMAIIYGVFSASNLISPSVVAIAGPQLSMFFSGIFYSIYIAIFIEPSTWSFYTASVFLGVAAAILWTAQGNCLTINSNENTIGRNSGIFWALLQSSLFFGNLYIYFAWQGKTHIAANDRRTVFIALTVISLVGTVLFFLIRNPQDLNTEEGEISGGADNLVEPTSDQSKMTRAADAFKSSIKLCFTKEILLLSITTAYTGLELTFFSGVYGTCIGAVNKFGAEEKSLIGLSGIFIGIGEILGGGLFGLLSKSHHFGRNPVVMFGIIIHFIAFYLIFYNMPNDAPIASMRGTDHIAYMEPSKEVAIFCSFLLGLGDSCFNTQLLSILGYLYAEDSAPAFAIFKFIQSICAAVAFFYSNYLLLQWQLLIMAVVGFFGTISFFTVEWEAPAFVARNIDYSSI, from the exons ATGAATCCTGAATCAAAAAAGCAGTTGAATGTCATTCTTTTAGGAGTAGCCTTTATGTTTATGTTCACAGCTTTCCAAACATGTGGAAATGTTGCT CAAACTGTTATCACAAATTTAAACGACACAAATTTCCATGGCAGTGGCTACACCAG CATGGCCATTATTTATGGAGTCTTCTCAGCATCAAATCTTATTTCGCCTTCAGTGGTTGCAATTGCTGGGCCACAGCTCTCTATGTTTTTTAGTGGCATCTTTTATAG CATatatattgccatttttattgagCCGTCTACATGGAGCTTCTACACAGCCTCTGTTTTCCTTGGGGTAGCAGCTGCTA TATTGTGGACTGCACAGGGAAACTGTCTGACAATAAATTCCAATGAAAACACAATTGGCCGAAACAGTGGAATCTTCTGGGCATTACTGCAGTCTAG CTTGTTTTTTGGGAATCTGTACATATACTTTGCCTGGCAAGGGAAGACCCATATAGCAG CGAATGACCGCAGGACCGTCTTCATAGCTCTGACAGTGATCAGTCTTGTAGGCACTGTTCTGTTCTTTCTCATTAGGAATCCACAGGATCTGAATACAGAAGAAGGGGAAATATCAGGTGGTGCTGATAACCTTGTAGAACCAAC GTCTGACCAAAGTAAAATGACAAGGGCTGCAGATGCATTTA AAAGTTCTATCAAGCTGTGTTTCACGAAAGAGATTCTGTTACTTAGCATCACAACAGCCTACACAG GTCTGGAATTAACATTCTTCTCAGGAGTATATGGGACCTGTATAGGTGCTGTAAATAAATTCGGTGCTGAAGAAAAAAGCCTGATTGGGCTCTCTGGTATTTTTATTGGCATTGGAGAAATATTAG GTGGAGGACTCTTTGGCCTCTTGAGCAAAAGCCACCATTTTGGCCGGAACCCAGTGGTGATGTTTGGCATCATCATCCATTTTATAGCCTTCTATTTGATATTCTATAACATGCCAAACGATGCACCCATTGCCTCCATGCGGGGAACAGACCACATAGCATACATGGAGCCAAG CAAAGAAGTGGCTATTTTTTGCAGTTTCTTACTGGGTCTAGGCGACAGCTGTTTCAACACTCAGCTCCTTAGTATTTTGGGGTACTTGTATGCAGAAGACAGCGCTCCAGCTTTTGCAATCTTCAAATTTATTCAG TCTATCTGTGCAGCCGTAGCTTTTTTCTACAGCAACTATCTGCTTCTTCAGTGGCAGCTCCTGATCATGGCTGTAGTCGGGTTCTTTGGGACAATTTCCTTTTTCACCGTGGAGTGGGAAGCACCAGCCTTTGTTGCCAGGAACATAGATTACAGCAGCATTTAA